The Halobacterium hubeiense genome contains the following window.
GGCCCTGATAATGACGGCGTTGACGATACTCTCCCCATCGAAACCTCACCGGAAACGGACGGTGACGTCGAGGTTGTCCTGAACATGAATACGGACGCCCCGGCTGAGGCCGGCTACTACGATATCGCGGCTAGTTACGAGGAAAACGACGGAACAACCTCCTCGAATGACGCATTCGCGACTGTCACCGTCGGGGACCCAACGACAACTACCTCAGACCCAGGGACGACTACTAACCCAACCACTTCAGACCCCACCACGACTACTAACCCAACCACTTCAGACCCCACCACGACCACTAACCCAACCACCTCGGATCCGGGTGGAGAGACCTACGAGGGCCGGCTCGACTTCGGAGACAACCCGTGGGACACCTCTACTGGTGAAGGGGATGTCAGTACTGGGGCGACGGTCTTTCAGGGCGAGGATGACATCCAGTTCGTTGACGAGAACGGGAACGACGTGAGTGCCACGTCACTCGAACGGGCCAGCGGCGCCGACGAGGGGGTCCCGCTCGCGATGCCGATCCCCCAGGACCAGACAACTGGGTCCTACGATCTGAACGGGCCGGCAGCGGGTGACGGTGGCCTTCGCGTGACCGTCCAAACCCCGCGCGTGACGACGCTCGAAGTCCAGAACAACGCCGAGTCAGACGTCAGCGGTGGCATCCTCACCACGAATCAGGACGACGCCTCGGTCTACGTGGAGTACAACTACGAGAACGCCGAAGACATCGAGCTGATCGTCGAAAATGAGGACGGCCTCGACGTCACCGACGAAATCGTCGAGGGCACCGACACGATGAACGGCGACGGTCGCATCGACATCAACCCGAATGCTGTGGACGCCGGTGACTACACGTTCACCGTCGAGGGCGTTGACGACCTCGACTTCGGGGACGCCACGGAGACAGTTCCCGTGACGATTTCGTCGTCGCAGACGGCGTCGCTGAACCTGGCGGCCGACGAGGTCGTGCAGGGTGAGAACCTGCAGTACACGGTTGAGAACAGTCCGGAAGGCAACTTCCACGCGGTCACCATCGACGCTGACGACTTCCGTAACGGGATCTCCGCGAGCAACGCGGCGAACATCCTGCGGAACGTCGGTGACACCAGCGAAACCGGCGTGGTCACCGACGGGGGCCCGACCACGGCTGGCAACGCTGGTGACGTCGACATCGACGACGTCAACTACGCGTACGCGATCGTCGAGATTGACGGCGGCAACGGTGTCGGTTCCATCAACTCACAGCACCTCGACGACGCGTCCGTTGACGTTGACCTCTACCCGGCGTCCACTACTGAGGACACGTACGTGAACGACGACGGCGAGCTCAGCAACGCGACCGAGCTCGAGAGCCTGGAGACGGACGACGACGAGTCGTTCGACGTGACCCAGGGCACCGTCTCTCTGGACAGTCCGACTGGTGCGTACGTTGTGGGCTCCGAGAGGACTGTGAACGGGACGGCGAGCGCTGGGATCGACGAGGTCTCCCTCTACGCACGCAGCAACAACGACTTCCAGCTCGTCGAAATTGACGGCGATCGCTCGATCGAAGTTGAGAGCGACGACACGTTCACCGAGGATGGCGTCGTCCTTACAGAGGACGGCGACGAGGGTAACGATCTCCTTTCGCTGCCGGGTTCGTACCGGCTCGGCGTCATCAGCTCGGAAGACGCTGACATCGACGGGAACGGGGCCATTGACTCGACTCTCACCACGTCCGAGTTCAACAGTGGTGTGAGCAGCATCTCCTCGCTGACGGTGACGGACACCGAGCTCAACGGCTCGTTCCAGACCTACAACGGCCAGGTCGCAGTTGAAGACGGTGAGGTCGGCGTTGAGGGCACCGCGCCTGGCAAGGACAACCTCGTTGTTGCGTTCGTCGACGAGCGCGGGCAGGCAGTCGCGCACACGATCTCCGTCGACAACGACGGCATGTTTGACAACGACGGTCTCAGCCTCGGCAACCTGAATGAGGGCACGGTCTCCGCCCATATTCTGTCGTCCGGCCGTGACGGTACGTTCGGTGAGAGCGGGACCTATGAGTCTGCTTCCGCTCTCGAAACCCAGATTGAGGGCGAAGACGGCTGGGCGAGTGGTTCCAGCAGCGGGGAGCAGGTTCGCGAGCAGATTCTCGCGAACACGGTTGACGACACGGCAAGCGACGACCTGATCGTCACCGAAGAGCTCCGCCTCGCGAGCGCGCTCACGACCATCGAGTCTGTCGACGGCGTTGAAGCCGGCGGCACGCTCACGGTCGAGGGCCAGACGAACCGCCAGCCTGACGACAACACCATCACCGTCGAACTGCTCGACCAGGATGGTGACTCGGTGACGCTCGCTAGTACCGACGAGTGGGGCAGCAACGGGCAGTGGTCCGTTGAGATGAGCCTCGCGAACGTCGAGCCTGGCGAGTACACGCTCGAGTCCGACGACGGTGACAACACCGACCGTCAGGACATCGAGATCGTCGAGGAAGTCGAAGAGACCACCCAGCAGCCGACGACGGAAGTGACCGAAACCGCAACGGCGACGGAAACCGCTACGGCGACGGAAACCGCTACGGAAACCGCAACTGCAACGGCAACGGCCACGGAAACGTCTGAAGACGGATCCGGTAGCGGCATCCCCGGCTTCGGCATGGGCATCGCGCTCGTTGCCGTGCTCGGCGCCGCGCTGCTGGCGCTCCGCCAGAACTAACGAATCACGACCTGACCGCCCGTAAGGCGGTCACCGCAGTCCCACCCACCACACCTTTTTCGTTCACGTACGACGCTTCCAGCCGAGCACAGCCCTCGCTAACCGCCGCAGCATGAACCCAGGCACTCCGGTGAACCTGGCCGTCTCGGCTGAACAGGCGCAATCTCACGCCGTTCACGGTATGGATGCGTGCCGTCATTCCGTGGAACAACCGGCCATTCAACTGCCTATGGACCTCCCTGAGTCCGAAAGAACTAGAAGTCCGATAAGTAGACTACAAACCTGAAACGCCCACTGCTCCGGATTCCACCGCCTTCAGCCCGAGGAGGATAGAAATCTCTTGTGAGGGATCGGTCAGAATGGGCGTCCACGCTGAATCCTCCCTGTTTACGGGTGGGTAGTTCGGGTTCACACACGAGCCGATGCAGGCTATCGGTATCGCTGCCAGGCAGGGGACACGCATGGGGCCGTTAACAGATGGGCGACCGAAGCCGTTGCTGCCGGTCGCTGGGAAACCGATTCGCGAGCACGTGCTTGACGCCGCCGCGCCGTACGTCGACGGCTACGTCGTGGTCGTCGGCTATGAAGGCGACCAGATTCGGGCCCGCGTCGGCGACACGTATCAAGGGTTCCTGGTTGAGTACGTCGAACAGGCCGACCAACTGGGGACCGCACACGCCGTTGGCCAGGCCGAACCGTTCGTCGACGAGGACGCACTCGTGCTGAACGGGGACGTCTACGTCACGGACGCGCTCGTCGAGCGTCTCGCAACACAGCCGGGAACGATGGCGGTGATGTCTGTCGAGAACCCGCGCTCGTACGGCGTCGTCGAACTCGACGGCGAACGCGTGACCGGCATCGAGGAGCAGCCGCTTCCCGAACTCGCGAAGTCACAGTTCATCAACGCGGGCGTGTACACGTTCGACCCGAGCATCTTCGCGACCCGCTAGACCGAGAGTCACGGCGAGCAGGCGTTGACGGACACGCTCTCGCTGCGCTTAGACGACCAGCCGATTCGCGCCGTTCAGTACCGTGGCCGCTGGCTCGACGTCTCGGAACCGTGGGGCCTCCTCACTGTCAACGACGCGCTCATTGCTGACCGCGAGCCCGAACAGCCACAGCACGCAGCTATCGACGACTCAGCCGTCATCGCTGACGAGACCGTGGTCGGGGACGACGTGGTCGTCCACTCGCAGGCGGCAGTGATCAGCGGGGTGACCGTGGGTGACAACGTGAGCGTTGGCGCCGGCGCCGGCATCCAGCATCGAGAGAACGAGATACCGGTAGTAGTAGGGGTTGTTGCCGAGCAGGACAACGTGCTCGCCGCGGAACACGCGCGGGTAGACGAAGACGCGGAACGCGACGACGACGAGCAAGCAGGCTGTGATAGCTCCCAGTACGTGCCGGGGAACGTCCAGTCGCGACATGTGGGGCCCGGAACCGGCCTGCGGTGTCGTCGCTGTCTGTGGGTTCGATATCCCCGAGCGCCACGCGGACGGCGTGCCGGTCCGCAAGGCGGTACCCAGCGGCCGTCTCAACGATGATGTCGTGAGCGACGAGTTCGCCAAACGTCCCCGACCCAAGTGGGCTGTCGTCGAATGTCGCCTTCTCCTGTTTGTGGTCGGTCTCGACGGGTGTCGGAAGCGCACCGGCCAGCTCGGAGTCGTTGTTGAGGCGGGCCGTAGTCTCCTCGCGGACATCGGTCATTGGCTTGACGGACGCTAATCTGCAGGCTACTGTGTTTGACTGTGAGTAGCCTCAGGCAACGCAGGCCAAGTGTCTCGTTGACTACCGCGGTTCCCCTCTCCCCTCTTCTTGTCCGTGGACTGCGCTCGTATTTGACCCGAATCAGTCCGCTTTGCAGTTGGCTCAGGGGGAGAGCAGGTTGGTGCCGCCGTCGTCAGTGGGTGGAGCGCGGTCGGCGTCATCCAGCTGGTCGTCGAGTGCCGCTGGATCGACGGCCGTGGTTACGGCGTCGAGGATGCGTTCGCGGCGTCGAACAGCGGCCGCATCCGCATCGTAGAACCGGACGTACTCCGCGCGCGTGTGCTTATGAAATGCATGCTTGATCGCGAAGTACCCCTCCGGGACGTGGCCGCCACAGATCTCACACTCGTGGCTCGCGTGGTCGGTGACCTGATGTGCCAGCAGCGCCTCAACGGTGTCGAATACGATCCCGCAGTCAACGATTCCACACTCCCACGCAGACATAGCGAATCCTATCGTGATAACGTAGATTAAAGCTTTGCTTGGGCGGCTCTCCGGGCTCGTGCTCGGTGGCTTCGTTGTTCCTCGATTGTGTTTCCGGTGTGAGCCGCTCAGCTCTGGCGCCTGGCGTCGGAGTACCCCTTGCGTTTCGCTGCGGCGTGGGACGCAATCTGTTCCATACGCAATACCGTGGTAATTTGTGTCATGGTGGCTTGTAGCGGCCGATACAGACAGAAAGCATTTACCAACGGATGCTCATAGTTGCGGGTACCCCTACCCGAACGGCGGCTGTGAAAACCCCGATTCACCGTTTCGGCGGAATCAGGTGGAAGCGGTCGTCTGGTCCGACTGGAACCGATCCAGTCACGAAGACAACACATGACTGATACAACAAATAAGCTCCGCGCGGTCTTCCTGACTGCGCTGATGATCGGCTCCGTATTCACGGCCGGCATCGCGTTCACAGGAACTGCCGCCGCGGCAAATGCATCCAGCCCAAACAACATCCAGGTTGGTGGGCAGGACAGCATTGAGCTGAGCGAACCGACTACGCAAACAGAAGATGTCACGTTCGACATCAGCAACCTGAACCCGGACAACTCCGGTCAGACCGTCGAATTCACGGTGTCCCTTGACGCCGCTAACTTCGAATTCAGTGACGCTAACCAGGTTCAGGTTAGTAACGATGTTTCGATTAGCCAGAATGAGCAGGTGAACGGTAACGGCGAAATCACGTTCAACCTGGAGCCCAGCAGTAGCGGCGTTGATGCTGGCACGATCACCGTTGATGGTGCCGTCATCGACGCGACCGCTGCTAGCGCTGGTGCTTCCTCCGACGTGACGGTTACCGTCGACGACTCTGGCGCAAACGATGACACTACGGCCTCTACCACCCTCAGCAGCGCGGTGACGGTTGCTGAGTCGACTGGTCCGGCAGACGGTCGCTCCGACTCGGACGGCGACGGTAAGTACGAGACCGTCGGTCCGAACTCGGTTGTCTACCAGGGTGAAGGCGACCTCGACTTCGCCAATGACCTGAGCGCAAGCAGCTTCGAGCGCGCAAGCGGGTCCAACGAGGGCGTCCCGCTCGAGATGCCGATCCCGTCCGACCAGACGACCGGTACCTATGACGGTCCGTCCCCCTTCGGTAACGGCGGCCTGACCGTCTCGACGCCGCGTGTCACGACCCTTGAAGTTCAGAACAACGCCGGTTCTGACGTCAGCGGCGGTATCCTGAACACGAATCAGGACAACGCCGTTGTTGAGGTCGAGTACAACTACGACAACGCTGAAGACATCGAGCTGACCGTCGAAGATGAAGACGGTCTCGATGTCACCGACGAAATCGTTGACAGCGCCGCTACGCGTAACGGCGACGGTTCGATCGCGATTAACCCGTCCGCTGTTGACGCTGGCGAATACACCTTCGAGGTTGCTGGTGTTGATGACCTCGACTTCGGTGATGCTTCCGAGAGCGTCTCCGTGACGATTTCGTCCTCGCAGACGGCTTCCCTCAGCCTCGCTGAGGACGAAGTCGTGCAGGGCGCAAACCTCCAGTACACGGTTGAAAACAGCCCGGAAGGTAACTTCCACGCAGTCACAGTCGACTCCAGCGACTTCCGCGACGGCGTCTCCACCGAGAACGTCGCGAACCTCCTCCGCAACGTCGGTGACACCACCGAAACGGGTGTCGTTAACGACAACGGCGCAGTCGAGACCGACCTCGAAAACGCGGACATCGACAACGTTGACTACGCGTACGCAATCGTCGAGATCGACGGCGGGAACGGCGTCGGCTCGATCGAAACGCAGTACCTCGACGATTCGTCCGTCGACGTTGACCTCTACCCGGCATCCGCTGACGCAGCTGATGATGGGTACGCACCGGACGGTAGCCTCGACAACGTGACGACGCTGAACGGCCTCGAGACTGACGACGACGAATCCTTCGAAGTCACTGAAGGTGAAGTCTCGCTCGACAGCCCGACCGGCACGTACGTTGTTGGCTCCGAAGTTGACATCAACGGGACGGCCAACGAGGGCACCGACGAGGTCGCTCTCTACGCCCGTGACAACAACGACTTCGAACTCGTTACCATCGACGACGATCGCACGATCGAAGTCGACAGCGACGATACCTTCGAAGAAACGGACGTCGTGATCTCGGGTGACACTGACGGTAACAACCTCCTCTCGCTGCCGGGCACGTACCGCCTCGGCATCATTGACGCGACCGACGCTGACACGAACAGCGACGGGACCGTCGAAGACACGCTCACCACGTCCGACTTCAACAGCGGTATCAGCAGCACGTCCTCGCTGACGGTGACTGATACCGAGCTTAACGGTTCGTTCGTTACGTACAACGGCCAGATCGCCAGCGACGACGCGCAGGTCGACGTTGAGGGCACCGCGCCCGGCAAGGACGAACTGGCTGTTGCGTTCGTGGACTCCCGCGGGAACGCGGAAGCCTACGACATTACGGTTGACAGCGACGGGACCTTCACCGAGGAGGACCTCGACATTAGCACCCTGAACGAGGGTAGCGTCTCCGCGCACATCATCTCGTCCGGTCGCGACGGCGTCTTCGGTGACGGCGTCGAGAACTCTGCATCCGCGTTCGCGGACACCATTATGGGTGACTACGCGAGTGGCGCAAGCACCGGCAACCAGGTTCGCGACCGCATCCTCGCGAACTCGGTTGACGACACGGCAAGCGACGACCTGATCGTCACTGAGACCTTCCGCCTGTCGGACGGCCTCACGACGATCGAGTCCGTCAGCGGTGTCGAATCCGGTGGCACCCTTACGGTTGAGGGTCAGACCAACCGCGTCCCCGACGACAACACCATCACGGTCGAGCTGCTCGACCAGGATGACGAGTCCGTAACCATCGCGAGTACGGACGAATGGGGTACGGATGGTCAGTGGTCCGTTGAGATGGACCTGGCGAACGTCGAGCCTGGTGAGTACACACTCGAGTCCGACGACGGTGACAACACCGACCGTCAGGACATCGAGATCGTCGAAGAATCCCAGGAGACCACCCAGCAGCCGACCACGCAGACTACCGAGGAGCCGACCACGCAGGAGCCGACGACCACCGAGGAGTCGACGACTGCAGCGCCGACGACCACCGAGGAGTCGGCCGGCACCACGGAAGACACTAGTGGCGAATCCGGTAGCGGCATCCCCGGCTTCGGCATGGGCATCGCGCTCGTTGCCGTGCTCGGCGCCGCGCTGCTGGCGCTCCGCCAGAACTAACGAATCACGACCTGACCGCCCGTAAGGTGGTCTCCCGACTCAACGCGGATTCTTTCTTTTGCGCGCTACGCCCCGTAGCGACGGCGCTATCGCTACAACTGTCGGCCAAGTAATTTGCTACGCATACTCCCCGCCCGCTCCACAGCCTCGCTGTATCGCCACCAACACGCCTAGTGTCGCTTGAGCTGTCTCACCCCGTAGCGTCCACCGTTCTCCTCGCTAGAACTCACGGCTATCCACGGCGTGCGAGACGCCCGTGGATGCATCAACCGAACTGGCGGCAGTCAACCGCCGGCAGGACCGCGACGTGGATTTCGGGCTGCTCGACGACACCCTCCTTTCGGGTGGCAAAAAGATAACCCGTTGCCACCCATATAGCCTGACACGACCGCCCAACCCTAACTCATGGCCCACCACACCGCAACGTCGACGACCTGCAGCATCTACCCGGTCGCACTCGGCCCAACCGGAGACAAATGAGCGCAGTCACTCGCTCTGCTGCGACGATTGTAGCCGCGCTCGTCGTGCTCTCGCTGGTGACTGCAGCACC
Protein-coding sequences here:
- the csg gene encoding HVO_2072 family ArtA-dependent S-layer glycoprotein, with product MEHPTDKLRAVLLTALMIGSVFTAGIAFTGTAVAAGDITGGANDSGTVTGAAVDPAQVATGETTNGHNFRFTVANVNGSGDTDTIRVNFPNEFAEGLSYNYADLEFTNDDDLQIDGGENLVDGPDNDGVDDTLPIETSPETDGDVEVVLNMNTDAPAEAGYYDIAASYEENDGTTSSNDAFATVTVGDPTTTTSDPGTTTNPTTSDPTTTTNPTTSDPTTTTNPTTSDPGGETYEGRLDFGDNPWDTSTGEGDVSTGATVFQGEDDIQFVDENGNDVSATSLERASGADEGVPLAMPIPQDQTTGSYDLNGPAAGDGGLRVTVQTPRVTTLEVQNNAESDVSGGILTTNQDDASVYVEYNYENAEDIELIVENEDGLDVTDEIVEGTDTMNGDGRIDINPNAVDAGDYTFTVEGVDDLDFGDATETVPVTISSSQTASLNLAADEVVQGENLQYTVENSPEGNFHAVTIDADDFRNGISASNAANILRNVGDTSETGVVTDGGPTTAGNAGDVDIDDVNYAYAIVEIDGGNGVGSINSQHLDDASVDVDLYPASTTEDTYVNDDGELSNATELESLETDDDESFDVTQGTVSLDSPTGAYVVGSERTVNGTASAGIDEVSLYARSNNDFQLVEIDGDRSIEVESDDTFTEDGVVLTEDGDEGNDLLSLPGSYRLGVISSEDADIDGNGAIDSTLTTSEFNSGVSSISSLTVTDTELNGSFQTYNGQVAVEDGEVGVEGTAPGKDNLVVAFVDERGQAVAHTISVDNDGMFDNDGLSLGNLNEGTVSAHILSSGRDGTFGESGTYESASALETQIEGEDGWASGSSSGEQVREQILANTVDDTASDDLIVTEELRLASALTTIESVDGVEAGGTLTVEGQTNRQPDDNTITVELLDQDGDSVTLASTDEWGSNGQWSVEMSLANVEPGEYTLESDDGDNTDRQDIEIVEEVEETTQQPTTEVTETATATETATATETATETATATATATETSEDGSGSGIPGFGMGIALVAVLGAALLALRQN
- a CDS encoding sugar phosphate nucleotidyltransferase, which codes for MQAIGIAARQGTRMGPLTDGRPKPLLPVAGKPIREHVLDAAAPYVDGYVVVVGYEGDQIRARVGDTYQGFLVEYVEQADQLGTAHAVGQAEPFVDEDALVLNGDVYVTDALVERLATQPGTMAVMSVENPRSYGVVELDGERVTGIEEQPLPELAKSQFINAGVYTFDPSIFATR
- a CDS encoding DUF7565 family protein, which encodes MSAWECGIVDCGIVFDTVEALLAHQVTDHASHECEICGGHVPEGYFAIKHAFHKHTRAEYVRFYDADAAAVRRRERILDAVTTAVDPAALDDQLDDADRAPPTDDGGTNLLSP
- the csg gene encoding HVO_2072 family ArtA-dependent S-layer glycoprotein gives rise to the protein MTDTTNKLRAVFLTALMIGSVFTAGIAFTGTAAAANASSPNNIQVGGQDSIELSEPTTQTEDVTFDISNLNPDNSGQTVEFTVSLDAANFEFSDANQVQVSNDVSISQNEQVNGNGEITFNLEPSSSGVDAGTITVDGAVIDATAASAGASSDVTVTVDDSGANDDTTASTTLSSAVTVAESTGPADGRSDSDGDGKYETVGPNSVVYQGEGDLDFANDLSASSFERASGSNEGVPLEMPIPSDQTTGTYDGPSPFGNGGLTVSTPRVTTLEVQNNAGSDVSGGILNTNQDNAVVEVEYNYDNAEDIELTVEDEDGLDVTDEIVDSAATRNGDGSIAINPSAVDAGEYTFEVAGVDDLDFGDASESVSVTISSSQTASLSLAEDEVVQGANLQYTVENSPEGNFHAVTVDSSDFRDGVSTENVANLLRNVGDTTETGVVNDNGAVETDLENADIDNVDYAYAIVEIDGGNGVGSIETQYLDDSSVDVDLYPASADAADDGYAPDGSLDNVTTLNGLETDDDESFEVTEGEVSLDSPTGTYVVGSEVDINGTANEGTDEVALYARDNNDFELVTIDDDRTIEVDSDDTFEETDVVISGDTDGNNLLSLPGTYRLGIIDATDADTNSDGTVEDTLTTSDFNSGISSTSSLTVTDTELNGSFVTYNGQIASDDAQVDVEGTAPGKDELAVAFVDSRGNAEAYDITVDSDGTFTEEDLDISTLNEGSVSAHIISSGRDGVFGDGVENSASAFADTIMGDYASGASTGNQVRDRILANSVDDTASDDLIVTETFRLSDGLTTIESVSGVESGGTLTVEGQTNRVPDDNTITVELLDQDDESVTIASTDEWGTDGQWSVEMDLANVEPGEYTLESDDGDNTDRQDIEIVEESQETTQQPTTQTTEEPTTQEPTTTEESTTAAPTTTEESAGTTEDTSGESGSGIPGFGMGIALVAVLGAALLALRQN